One part of the Ailuropoda melanoleuca isolate Jingjing chromosome 6, ASM200744v2, whole genome shotgun sequence genome encodes these proteins:
- the MRPL43 gene encoding 39S ribosomal protein L43, mitochondrial: MTARGTPSRFLASVLHNGLGRYVQQLQRLSFSLSRDAPSSRGAREFVEREVADFARRNPGVVIYVNSRPCCVPRVVAEYLNGAVREESIHCKSVEEIATLVQKLADQSGLEVIRIRKPFHTDSPSIQGQWHPFTNKPTTLGGLRPREVQDAALAQTQVP, translated from the exons ATGACGGCGCGCGGGACTCCGAGCCGCTTCCTGGCCAGTGTCCTCCACAACGGGCTGGGTCGCTACGTGCAGCAGCTGCAGCGTCTCAGCTTTAGCCTCAGCCGCGACGCGCCGTCGTCTCGCGGCGCCAG GGAGTTCGTGGAACGGGAGGTGGCCGACTTCGCCCGACGGAACCCAGGGGTCGTAATATACGTGAACTCGCGGCCGTGCTGTGTGCCCAGAGTAGTGGCCGAATACC TTAACGGGGCAGTGCGCGAGGAGAGCATCCACTGCAAGTCAGTCGAGGAGATTGCGACCCTGGTGCAGAAGCTGGCGGACCAGTCGGGCTTGGAAGTGATCCGCATCCGCAAGCCCTTCCACACGGACAGCCCTAGCATCCAGGGCCAGTGGCATCCCTTCACCAACAAACCGACAACGTTGGGTGGGCTGCGCCCGCGAGAGGTCCAAGATGCTGCCCTAGCCCAGACACAAGTGCCATGA
- the SEMA4G gene encoding semaphorin-4G: MWGRLWPLFLGFLTATAVPGPSLRRPSRELDATPRMTIPYEELSRTRHFKGQAQNYSTLLLEESSARLLVGARGALFSLNARDIGDGAHKEIRWEASPEMQSKCHQKGKNNQTECFNHVRFLQRLNTTHFYACGTHAFQPLCAAIDAEAFTLPTSFEEGKEKCPYDPARGFTGLIIDGGLYTATRYEFRSIPDIRRSRHPHSLRTEEAPMHWLNDAEFVFSVLVRESEASTVGDDDKVYYFFTERATDEGPNSFAQSRNSHRVARVARVCKGDLGGKKILQKKWTSFLKARLICHIPQYEMLRAVCSLDADASARTHFYAAFTLTTQWKTLEASAICRYDLAEVQAVFAGPYMEYQDGARRWGRYEGGVPEPRPGSCITDSLRTRGYNSSQDLPSLVLDFVKLHPLMARPVVPARGRPLLLKRSVRYTHLTGTPVTTPAGPTYDLLFLGTADGWIHKAVVLGSGMHIIEETQVFKEPQSVENLVISPMQHSLYVGAPSGVIQLPLSSCSRYRSCYDCILARDPYCGWDPSTHACTIFNRSQGSRTALIQDMERGNRGCEGNRDTGPPPPLKTRSVLRGDDVLLPCDQPSNLARALWLLNGSVGLSDGQHGYRVGVDGLLVTDIQPEHSGNYGCYAEENGLRTLLASYSLTVRPATPAPAPQAPAVPGAQLAPDVRLLYVLAIAALGGLCLILASSLLYVACLQGGRRGRRRKYSLGRAGRAGGSAVQLQTVSGQCPGEEDEGDDGEGPGGLDGGCLQIIPGEGAPAPPPPPPPPPPAELTNGLAALPSRLRRMNGNSYVLLRQSNNGAPAGPCSFAEELSRILEKRKHTQLVEHLDESSV; encoded by the exons ATGTGGGGGAGGCTCTGGCCCCTcttcctgggcttcctcacagcaacTGCAGTCCCTGGACCCTCACTGCGGAGACCATCCAGAGAACTAGATGCCACCCCGCGGATGACCATCCCCTATGAAG AGCTCTCCAGGACCCGGCACTTCAAGGGTCAAGCCCAGAACTACTCAACACTGCTACTGGAGGAGTCCTCCGCAAGATTGCTGGTTGGAGCCCGAGGTGCCCTGTTCTCTCTCAATGCCCGTGACATAGGAGATGGGGCTCACAAAGAG ATCCGCTGGGAGGCCTCCCCAGAGATGCAAAGCAAATGTcatcagaaagggaaaaacaaccaG ACAGAGTGCTTCAACCACGTGCGATTCCTTCAGCGGCTCAACACCACCCACTTCTATGCCTGCGGGACTCATGCCTTCCAGCCCCTCTGTGCAGCCATT GATGCTGAGGCCTTCACCTTGCCAACAAGCTtcgaagaggggaaggagaagtgtCCTTACGACCCCGCCCGTGGCTTCACAGGCCTCATCATCG ATGGCGGCCTCTACACAGCCACACGGTATGAATTCCGGAGCATCCCTGACATCCGCCGCAGCCGCCACCCGCACTCCCTGAGGACCGAGGAGGCCCCGATGCACTGGCTCAACG ATGCTGAGTTTGTGTTCTCTGTCCTGGTGCGGGAGAGTGAGGCCAGCACAGTGGGTGACGATGACAAGGTTTACTACTTCTTCACGGAGCGTGCCACTGATGAGGGCCCCAACAGCTTTGCTCAGAGCCGCAACAGCCACCGTGTGGCCCGTGTGGCCCGTGTGTGCAAG GGAGACCTGGGAGGAAAGAAGATCTTGCAGAAGAAGTGGACCTCCTTCCTAAAGGCGCGTCTCATCTGCCACATTCCGCAGTATGAGATGCTCCGTGCTGTCTGCAGCCTGGACGCAGATGCCTCAGCCCGCACGCACTTTTATGCAGCCTTCACGCTGACCACACAGTG GAAGACCCTAGAGGCCTCAGCCATCTGCCGCTACGACCTGGCCGAGGTGCAGGCTGTCTTCGCAGGTCCCTACATGGAATACCAGGATGGTGCCCGGCGCTGGGGCCGCTATGAGGGTGGGGTGCCAGAGCCCCGGCCTGGCTCA tgcaTCACAGATTCATTGCGCACCCGCGGCTACAACTCATCCCAGGATTTGCCATCCCTGGTCCTGGACTTCGTGAAGTTGCACCCACTGATGGCTCGGCCTGTGGTGCCCGCACGCGGACGGCCCCTGCTGCTCAAGCGCAGTGTGCGCTATACACACCTTACAGGGACACCTGTCACCACGCCTGCCGGGCCCACCTACGACCTGCTCTTTCTGGGCACAG cgGATGGCTGGATCCACAAGGCTGTGGTACTGGGCTCTGGGATGCACATTATCGAAGAGACGCAAGTGTTCAAGGAGCCCCAGTCTGTGGAAAATCTGGTCATCTCTCCAATGCAG CATAGCCTCTACGTGGGGGCCCCCAGTGGAGTCATCCAGCTACCCCTGTCTAGCTGCTCCCGCTACCGCTCCTGCTACGACTGCATCCTGGCCCGGGACCCCTACTGTGGCTGGGACCCCAGCACCCATGCCTGCACCATATTCAACAGGTCCCAGGGTAGCAG GACAGCGCTGATCCAGGACATGGAGAGAGGCAACCGAGGCTGCGAAGGCAACAGGGACACGG GGCCACCGCCACCACTGAAAACCCGCTCTGTGCTCCGAGGGGATGATGTCCTCCTGCCCTGTGACCAGCCATCCAACCTCGCGCGGGCCTTGTGGCTGCTCAACGGGAGCGTGGGCCTGAGTGATGGGCAGCATGGCTACCGCGTGGGCGTGGATGGGCTGCTGGTGACAGACATCCAGCCTGAGCACAGTGGCAACTACGGCTGCTATGCCGAGGAAAACGGCCTCCGCACCCTGCTGGCCTCCTACAGCCTCACAGTCCGGCCGGCCACTCCCGCCCCAGCTCCACAAGCCCCCGCAGTGCCCGGAGCACAGCTGGCACCTGACGTGAGGCTGCTCTATGTGCTAGCCATTGCCGCGCTCGGTGGCCTCTGCCTCATCCTCGCGTCCTCCCTCCTCTACGTGGCCTGTCTTCAGGGAGGCAGACGAGGGCGTCGAAGGAAATACTCTCTGGGTCGGGCTGGCCGGGCAGGGGGCTCTGCTGTGCAGCTGCAGACTGTTTCAGGCCAGTGTCCTGGAGAGGAAGATGAGGGTGATGATGGGGAGGGGCCCGGAGGACTGGACGGTGGCTGCCTCCAAATCATCCCTGGGGAGGGTGCCCCGGCCCCGCCGCCtccgccgcccccacccccgccagctgAGCTGACCAACGGGCTGGCGGCCCTGCCCAGCCGGCTGCGCAGGATGAACGGCAACAGCTACGTGCTCCTGAGGCAGAGCAACAATGGAGCGCCGGCGGGCCCCTGCTCGTTCGCCGAGGAGCTCAGCCGCATCCTGGAGAAGAGGAAACACACGCAGCTCGTGGAGCACCTGGATGAGAGCTCTGTGTGA
- the SLF2 gene encoding SMC5-SMC6 complex localization factor protein 2 isoform X5, with protein MLLILMLFKMSLEKQLKQIPLVDFQSLLINLMKNIRDWNTKVPELCLAINELSNHPHNLLWLVQLVPNWTSRGRQLRQCLSLVIISKLLDEKHEDIPNANNLQISVLHRYLVQMKPSDLLKKMVLKKRAEQPNGTIDDSLHLELEKQAYYLTYILLHLVGEVSCSHSFSSGQRKHFVHLCGALEKHVKCDIREDARLFYRTKVKDLVARIHGKWQEIIQNCRPTQGQLHDFWVPDS; from the exons ATGTTGCtgattttaatgttgtttaaAATGAGTTTGGAGAAACAGCTGAAACAAATTCCTCTAGTGGACTTTCAAAGCCTCCTGATAAATCTGATGAAAAACATTAGAGATTGGAACACAAAG GTGCCTGAACTCTGTCTGGCCATAAATGAACTGTCTAATCATCCACACAACCTTCTGTGGTTGGTACAGCTGGTCCCTAACTGGACATCACGTGGACG GCAACTAAGACAGTGCCTCAGCCTAGTGATTATTTCAAAGCTTTTGGATGAGAAACATGAAGATATCCCTAATGCCAATAATCTGCAg ATATCAGTCCTACATCGCTATCTTGTGCAAATGAAGCCTTCAGATTTGTTGAAGAAAATGGTCTTGAAGAAAAGGGCTGAACAGCCAAATGGCACTATTGATGACAGTCTTCATTTGGAACTCGAAAAGCAG GCATATTACCTGACCTACATTCTTCTTCATTTAGTTGGTGAAGTTAgttgttctcattctttctcttctggacAACGG AAACACTTTGTGCACCTCTGTGGGGCTTTGGAAAAGCATGTTAAGTGTGATATTAGGGAAGATGCAAGACTGTTTTATAGAACTAAG GTGAAAGACCTGGTTGCCAGGATACATGGAAAATGGCAGGAAATAATCCAGAACTGTCGGCCTACTCAG GGGCAGCTTCATGACTTCTGGGTACCAGATTCTTAA